One genomic segment of Impatiens glandulifera chromosome 6, dImpGla2.1, whole genome shotgun sequence includes these proteins:
- the LOC124942448 gene encoding uncharacterized protein LOC124942448 has translation MKITNKTDPFAILLSSRTPDPSSDSILTNKPKNHNQSRFKPKNPGRSGGRVRVRRDGSAPVGRRSRPETPLLRWKYHEVEKEVPPECSRKIKGKGKEIDVSARKLAGVLWRLHLPEKTSATAGREAESLSLLRNTHLGFQDGAGHSPIPYHLKSQDVIQNPWSDPTPKNEHLCKFAKSFKLTNSALEGATKWNPVCDTKSIDQNLSTTLKVELEQAQTRIHELESEKRSSKKKLEHFLRKLSEERSVWKSKEHEKIRAVIDEFKTDLNKEKKTRQRLEHLNSKLSRELADAKLLAKRYMHDFDKERKGRVLIEEVCDELAKEIGEDKAEAEALKEESLKLREEVEDERKMLQMAEVWREERVQMKLIDAKVAIEERYSYMNTLVFALEAFLSSVKTITEDESHETSKAEFLCQSARSLNIQEITEFSYDPPKSDDIFAVFEDVNMAREANNNEIPDEEDESGWETVSHRDSNYSGSVTEENVYEQTPVTETRKAKPKKGSTSISRLWRSNVNNGEKVKTISVEPTRFSNETAITTEEVELGQWSSPEVGNSHIITRGIKGCIEWPLGGMQKNSLKSKLLEARMESQKIQLRQALKQKI, from the exons ATGAAGATCACCAACAAAACTGACCCATTTGCCATTCTTCTCTCTTCAAGAACTCCGGATCCTTCTTCCGATTCCATCCTTACAAACAAACCCAAGAATCATAACCAATCCCGCTTCAAACCGAAGAATCCCGGACGCTCCGGTGGAAGAGTTAGGGTGAGAAGAGATGGGTCTGCTCCGGTTGGGAGGAGAAGTCGACCGGAGACTCCTCTTCTCCGGTGGAAGTACCACGAAGTTGAAAAGGAAGTTCCACCGGAGTGCAGCAGGAAGATAAAGGGTAAAGGGAAAGAGATTGATGTTTCCGCCAGGAAGCTTGCTGGGGTTCTATGGCGACTCCATCTGCCGGAAAAAACTTCAGCCACCGCAGGCAGAGAAGCTGAATCTCTTAGTTTGCTTAGAAATACCCATTTAGGGTTTCAG GACGGCGCCGGCCATTCGCCGATCCCTTATCACTTGAAATCACAAGATGTGATTCAAAATCCTTGGTCAGACCCAACTCCAAAGAATGAACATTTATGCAAG TTTGCAAAATCCTTCAAATTGACGAATTCTGCTTTGGAAGGGGCAACAAAATGGAACCCTGTTTGCGACACAAAAAGTATTGACCAAAATCTTAGCACAACTTTAAAGGTCGAGCTTGAACAAGCCCAGACCCGAATTCATGAGCTAGAATCCGAGAAAAGGTCCTCAAAGAAGAAACTCGAACACTTCTTAAGGAAACTGAGCGAGGAAAGGTCTGTTTGGAAATCTAAAGAGCACGAGAAGATCCGTGCAGTCATCGACGAATTCAAAACTGATCTAAACAAGGAGAAGAAAACTCGACAGAGATTAGAACACCTCAATTCTAAACTTTCGAGGGAACTCGCCGATGCCAAGTTATTAGCCAAGCGATACATGCATGATTTCGATAAGGAGAGGAAAGGACGAGTCTTAATTGAGGAAGTATGCGACGAACTCGCGAAGGAGATCGGAGAAGATAAAGCAGAAGCCGAAGCATTGAAGGAGGAGTCGTTAAAGCTCAGAGAAGAAGTCGAAGACGAGAGGAAGATGTTACAAATGGCCGAGGTCTGGCGAGAAGAACGCGTTCAAATGAAGTTGATCGATGCAAAAGTCGCCATCGAAGAGAGGTATTCATACATGAACACGCTAGTTTTCGCGCTAGAGGCTTTTCTTAGTTCGGTTAAAACCATAACCGAGGATGAGAGTCACGAGACCTCGAAAGCCGAGTTTCTTTGCCAGTCTGCTCGTTCATTAAACATTCAAGagataacagaattcagttatGACCCGCCGAAGTCTGATGACATATTCGCGGTTTTTGAGGATGTCAACATGGCCCGTGAAGCTAACAACAACGAGATTCCTGATGAAGAAGACGAGAGCGGGTGGGAAACGGTGAGTCATCGCGATAGTAATTATTCGGGAAGTGTAACTGAAGAGAATGTTTACGAGCAAACTCCGGTTACCGAAACTAGGAAAGCAAAGCCCAAGAAAGGATCAACTTCAATATCTCGACTTTGGAGATCAAATGTGAACAATGGTGAAAAAGTGAAAACGATTTCAGTTGAACCGACTAGGTTTTCGAACGAGACAGCCATTACTACGGAGGAAGTGGAGTTGGGACAGTGGAGTTCACCGGAGGTGGGTAATTCGCATATTATAACACGAGGAATAAAGGGTTGCATTGAATGGCCTCTTGGCGGTATGCAAAAGAATAGCTTGAAGTCGAAACTTTTGGAGGCGAGAATGGAAAGTCAGAAGATCCAGTTGAGACAAGCTCTAAAGCAGAAGATCTAG